One stretch of Aythya fuligula isolate bAytFul2 chromosome 24, bAytFul2.pri, whole genome shotgun sequence DNA includes these proteins:
- the LOC116498349 gene encoding feather keratin Cos2-3-like: protein MPLDMGQPRPTIKASPAPCSLIHFSGLLLVGNQVNLLPPDMSCYDQCRPCQPCGPTPLASSCNEPCVRQCQNSTIVIQPSPVVVTLPGPILSSFPQNTAVGSSTSAAVGSILSCDGVPINSGCCDLSCITSRYCGSRCRPC from the exons ATGCCTCTGGACATGGGGCAGCCAAGGCCCACTATAAAAGCCAGCCCAGCTCCGTGCTCTCTCATCCACTTCTCTGGCCTTCTTCTTGTTGGGAACCAG GTGAACCTCCTGCCCCcagacatgtcctgctacgaCCAGTGCCGGCCATGCCAGCCGTGCGGCCCGACCCcgctggccagcagctgcaacgagccctgcGTCAGGCAGTGCCAGAACTCCACCATCGTCATCCAGCCCTCTCCCGTGGTGgtgaccctgcccggccccatcctcagctccttcccgcAGAACACAGCTGTGGGATCCTCCACCTCTGCTGCCgttggcagcatcctcagctgtgaCGGCGTCCCCATCAACTCTGGGTGCTGTGATCTCTCCTGCATTACCAGCCGCTACTGTGGCAGCAGGTGCCGCCCCTGCTAA